The genomic DNA TAGAGttaagttataaaaataaatacttaaaatctAAACAGCCCAGACGTGTGgtacaaatgtttacattttatattttcccTGTTTAGTTTCATGGACACAAAGATATCCAGAGGATCTGACCAACATATTCGAGGTAGGGGGAAAACTAGCTCAAACCTTACCACTTTGTTGCCCGTCCATGCTGGTCCCCGTATATGAAAAggcaaattatatttaaaattccagaaaaaaatagtggAAGTATAGATATATAAAGTCAAAACTTGAATAGTTTAAGCATATTTTGGGTTTATGAATGCAAAAATGTGTGTCGAATCTGCGACACAGGTCAACCTAATTACCGGAAGTTGAttggacaaaataaaagcaaaacaggtAGACACTGCCCCCCTGTGATTGGAAGACAGTATTACAGTTACATTTCTGTGtgaaatttaatattttcagtggttatgttttttaattatacagACGTAACTTCTAGGAAGCAACATTTCAGGAtaaacagaatttttcatggaatgaaaacataaaaaaaggagatcatgaagcacttttaaagttccaGGCATGTTGATAAAACCTTTATTGAACAATGCAAATATTACAGACAGACATTTACAGCTTTCCTTGCATAAAAAcgtgacttttatttaattttttctgtcCAATAATGCTCAAATATAGACAGTCACACAAGCAAGTGCATGCATACATTagtcattgttttcttcttttcatacTTTCAAACTGTTTAGGAAATGGCGGTGAAAACTGGTATAAATTGAGCATGCTGTTaccagaaaaatatttatatttcaagaAATAGTCAGAGGCAGTACTTGTGCACATGTGCCATTTATGAAgcataaagtgaaataaattgCATTGTGATGTGTGCgtaaaaacaaggaaaagcaAATTAATTAACTCAACCCATCAAAGTAATTTAAACCAAAAGGTTTTATTCGAGTAGAATTGTGCCTTTATTACCATTTTAATCccttaatttttcttaaaaaacataaacagggatcatttttttcagtttaaaaccaGAATAAAGGCCTGAGGAGTTTGAAAAGGATGTGCAGAAGTGAATGAAACGAAATCAGATATGTTCAGTATTTTATTGGTGTTCAATGAAAACCTGGCTTTATACATTGATACAGAACTCAACTCCAGATTTGTTCATTCTTAAATTATCAacagaaaatgaccaaaaaaatatttttttttcacccatgTCTGAAATAAATTTAAGAAAGTCAATCAACAAATCAACCAGAATACTGTTGAAATTGAAAGACAAGAAAGACAAAGCATTTGGtggattcaactttttttccagCGTGTCCTCTGAGtgcaaatgttttgaattgtttggatgtgtgtttgtgtgcggtGTACAGATGTGCCTCAAAGCGTTTTCACATTGTGCAGCATTTGTTCTTGGGAGTGTGAGAGTCTTTGAACCGGAGTCTGTGCTTTGATCGATATTTTTCCAAGTATGTTAGCTGTTTACTGTTGATGGCGCCACGTCGTTTCCTGAAACAAAGACACatgttttataagaaaaaaaaaaggcaatgaaCATGACTCTTTAAATGGCATCATGGTTTTAATGTTACACTTTGAGGAAATGGCAGATTTCCTCTTTTTCAACCCTCTATTACAGTCAAATGTAGCATTAAAACAcccaatttttccttttttttctgtttttacagcatACACGCTCCAGTCATTGTCCTTGTGCAGCAACTAAAGAAGCTTTTagatgtgtaattttttttcaactcattTCTCTAGATGTGTGCAGCCCAAATATCCTCTAAGAGGCTGTTGCACCGTGTTGATGTGCTGCAGGGAGCTTTTGAAAGTTGCGTTAGGTGTTAGAACTTTTACCTGCTTCAATGCTTCTACTTATGGTCCTAGATAAAGTTACATTGCATTGAGTCATCAATTTACTAATTCTTATTTAATTGCCAATGTCAAACTTTGACTAATGcttttctgtttatgttttcAATGCTGACATTGATGGAATGTTTTCCTTATAATTATGGTTTTAGTTTACAGATACATAAATGGGAGATTAAAGCAGGTCTGACAttcaaatgaactttttgaCACCTTTGTTATCTTCATATCTGCACTTTATAAAGCAATTGATGATTTTATAAGTGAAAAATGTCACCTACACTGCATTTGCTTTACAGTCTTACCTAGTCTACCcagtctaaaataaatatacatggATTAGACTCAAGAATGAAATACTGTTAATATTCTGTTGGCTGCCTTATTGTATAAAGTTGTACTTACTGTCTGATGAGTTGAATAGCATCTTCATACTTCATCCCACTTTCTATCAAAGCCAAAGCGACCAGCACAGGAGCCCTGCATGCATACATGCACtttatgtgtttaaaaacattattttttagtctattttctcACTAATCAAATATTCTATTTACTGTGCTGTGATAGCAAGATGTTAAACTATACAATTTCCTAtgttttttagcatttacaTGAGCTGTTCCTTCCACATCTGTGCTTCTGTGGGTAAATTCTGCTGCTCAAAAAACTCGTCATTGTTagtgtgtatgttttttttattgtgtctcACCTTCCAAGTCCAGCCACACAATGAACTGCCACACAGCTTCCTGGATCCTCCTGAAACTTCTTCTTCAGGAGACTCAGCCAATCATCGACTAGTTTATTAGGTGGAGCGGCACCATCATCAAAGGGCCAATCCTATCAGgaacagaaaactgttttgCTGTATTGTGACTTGTAGCagattgttcttctttttttaagtgtgtcgTGCGATTGTTGCCTTACAAAAACGGTTATCCCATCTTTCTCCAGGGTGGTTTTGTCGTAAGTGATGTCACAAACTCGCACCAATAGTGTCACACCATACCGCTTCAGATCCTGGAGAGGAGAAGTATGAAGCAAAGAAACatgcttttagattttttttatcctaacaGCTAGTCGTAAAGGCTTTCAAATCTCTATAACAACAGGATATTCATAGCTTTGTCCTTCTAGATGTGGACTGAGAGTTAGAGCAGAGAGTCCACATTAAAGCTTCGTGATTAATCCTCTTTACATCAGATGGGCTAactagtttgtttgtttttagacataGTAACATATAACTGGATTAAAAGGGATCAACcctttttaagcaatattctttcaagaaaaaaaccctttaaagcaaaaatcatAGATTATTAATCtaaatttgtatatttatttatttgtgtatgAATATTTCATGTCACAATAATAAGAAAAAGACTCATTTTGGTGACTTTTTACAGCGTTCTGAAGGAACCACCGATTTTAGCTTCCTGTTGGTGAGGCTCATGCAtatttgaaatcattttgtgCTGTCTGCATGataattacaactttttataAGTCTTATTTAGGCTAAGCTTTCCAGTCAGTTAGAAactaaaaaagtgcatttatttttgtttttttttctccccaagggctggtttttaatatttataaagacaaatatgtattcaaaatagatgtaaaaatacattttgcaaagtTATTAGCATGCAGCCCTGGTATagtttaacaataaaatgacatcTAGCTCTTTTGTATTAATTACTACAGAAGA from Oryzias melastigma strain HK-1 linkage group LG16, ASM292280v2, whole genome shotgun sequence includes the following:
- the LOC112143755 gene encoding protein tyrosine phosphatase type IVA 3 isoform X1, which encodes MNRPAPVELCHKNMRFLITHNPTDGTLSSFIEDLKRYGVTLLVRVCDITYDKTTLEKDGITVFDWPFDDGAAPPNKLVDDWLSLLKKKFQEDPGSCVAVHCVAGLGRAPVLVALALIESGMKYEDAIQLIRQKRRGAINSKQLTYLEKYRSKHRLRFKDSHTPKNKCCTM
- the LOC112143755 gene encoding protein tyrosine phosphatase type IVA 3 isoform X2 encodes the protein MNRPAPVELCHKNMRFLITHNPTDGTLSSFIEDLKRYGVTLLVRVCDITYDKTTLEKDGITVFDWPFDDGAAPPNKLVDDWLSLLKKKFQEDPGSCVAVHCVAGLGRKRRGAINSKQLTYLEKYRSKHRLRFKDSHTPKNKCCTM